The window CGGCATAGTTCGACACGATGGGCACCGTGGAGACAATGGGCACCGTCAAGGCTGAGGACAACACAGTCTCGGGAGGTGACGCACTGGACGTCAGCGTCCCCATGGCACCGGAGGTCACCACTGGCGCAGTGGGGATGGTCTCGAAATATGCCACCATCTGGGTGGTCGACACCTGCAGGGAGCTCAAGACAGCTGCGGTGGAAGGGTCGGTTTCCAGAAGAGGCTGGATGGACACGTTCTCAATGAAGAGGGTGCCCTGGTCTGCGATCTCCTGTGGGTCCACCGTGGCCACCAAGGTATGTGGCTGATCAGCAGCGAAGGTGCCCTCAGGCTGGTCCACCACAGCAGCATCCTCACAAGAGACCATGATCTCTGTGGCAAACTGCTCGGGCACGTCCGCCACGAAAGAGTCCGGTGAGGCCTCAACGGAGAAATCCACACACTGGTCCATGGCGGGAGGAAACGGCTGGCCCGGGAGATGGATGGGGATGGACTCTATGCCCTCTGTGGGCGAGGCCATGGCCAGGGCCACAGCGTTGAGCGGCTCCACGATCTGAACGAGAGGCATCAGGTTCACCGCCCCGaccagaggggaggagagggcatgGAGGTCCAGATCCGAGACAGAGGGCTGGGTTTCCACGTAGATCGGGGCTGAGGACAGACCTGGGTCGATAGCTATGGCGAGAGCTTCCAGTGTATCCTGAGTGGGGTGGGCAGCCACGGCTTGTGGCCCCTGCACGGTCCTGTCCATGCTGGTCTCAACAATTAGCTTCTTGGTCTGTGTTTCGCATGGAGGCCTGGCAAGATTCTCCCTTTTCTGCAAGCCACCAAAGAAACAACATGTGTTTGCCTCTGAATGACAATGCAGAGATGAGGGGGCCCAATTACCTGCCCTGCttgaggcaggaggaagaggtggcTAGCAGTTCCCTTCGCATTCCCCTATGCTGCGGGAGAGCCTTATCTGGCTTCCAATGTCAATTACAGCAGCCTCAGAGCTGCTCTAAGTTATGCTCTTTTTCCTATGGGCCCCAGGGAGCAGAGGATGGACACAGCACAGTGCACTCTGGCCACCCCCTggccaccccctcacacacacacacacacacacacacacacacactgctgcgtGCTCTGGCTGTGCCCTGATCTATCCCCAAGCCAGGTGTTACACGCAGGACCCTTACACCTACTCTGTGCCAGCTGGGGAGGCCTCTGACACAAGAGGGAGGCTCAAGCAGCCGTTTCTGCTCACTTTCGGGCCCCTTTGCACTCTTGAACAGTGCAAAGTGGCTTTAGGTTTTccaacaggcctgattctcaacTGCATTACTAGCTACCATTCCCTGGGGGGCTTTGCAGGGACTGCCCAGATTTAAAGTGCTGTCAAAGGCCTGCCACTGGGGTCCCTGAGTCATCAATCCAGCCCCCTCTCCAACACCTTGCACAAGCATGCACAGTCAGACAGAGCCACATGCTCCTCACCTCCCACTCCTATGTTCTGATTAGGCAATTATTTCCTCCATTGCTATTAGCCTTTGTTAAGTCACATGACAGAGCTGTTTACTCTCAAGCTGTTTGCTCTGGGAGTGACAGACTGTCAATAGCCTGTTGAACCAGGGGCAGGTATAGGCAGGCCACCTGACAGTGACTAGGCTGGTTTCTGATCATCTTGCCAGATTCATACAAGTAATAAAAACACAGTGACTCAAGCTCGCCTCAAGGGGCTCAAAGCTTCACAGTCCCCTCAGGAAGCGGTCAATATTcttcctattttacaggtgggacaACTAGGctacagagaggggaagagacttgTCCAAGGTAACACAGAGTCAGTAACAGAATTGGGAACAGCATCCAGGAGCCCTGAGTCCCCAAGTCCCCcatgttctaaccactggaccccactcccagggttgagagtagaacccaggagctgCATTCCAGTCcctcctgctctagccactaaaCGCCATTCCCAGGGTCGGGAATATAACTCAGAAGCCCTTACTTTGAGTCCCTTCATacttctgtacctcagtttccccaactataAGTATGGGAATAATTTCTTCCCAGAGTAAAGAATAGAGCTCAGTCCGCTACACTAGCTACTCAGCCACGCTCCCTCCCAAGTCAGCTATTTTGTAAAACTCTCTCCCAAGTTCACACTGGAAAGTCCCCATATCAGTTGATGACCAGAGACTTACCAGGGGGTTTTCAGACAGTTG is drawn from Eretmochelys imbricata isolate rEreImb1 chromosome 23, rEreImb1.hap1, whole genome shotgun sequence and contains these coding sequences:
- the THAP8 gene encoding THAP domain-containing protein 8 isoform X2; the protein is MCHVVGVARFPLHNPERLQQWLSQMNQEKWVPTRYQHLCSEHFAPSCFEYRWGVRYLKPDAVPTIFQLSENPLKRENLARPPCETQTKKLIVETSMDRTVQGPQAVAAHPTQDTLEALAIAIDPGLSSAPIYVETQPSVSDLDLHALSSPLVGAVNLMPLVQIVEPLNAVALAMASPTEGIESIPIHLPGQPFPPAMDQCVDFSVEASPDSFVADVPEQFATEIMVSCEDAAVVDQPEGTFAADQPHTLVATVDPQEIADQGTLFIENVSIQPLLETDPSTAAVLSSLQVSTTQMVAYFETIPTAPVVTSGAMGTLTSSASPPETVLSSALTVPIVSTVPIVSNYAAGSLDDDDDSSTIEVELCAETLEEQLEEHRYHKNELTTQQLVDLVMGLQKKVKVLQQRHRRHCTKLEAMEGVVEQLRKESLVSEEKLKLLEMACLQSSAVMPESGSTVAIICQEEDRALVYAVPQLPEEGNETIIHVEEQ
- the THAP8 gene encoding THAP domain-containing protein 8 isoform X1 gives rise to the protein MPKYCRAPNCSNSAGQRRPGRERLSFYRFPLHNPERLQQWLSQMNQEKWVPTRYQHLCSEHFAPSCFEYRWGVRYLKPDAVPTIFQLSENPLKRENLARPPCETQTKKLIVETSMDRTVQGPQAVAAHPTQDTLEALAIAIDPGLSSAPIYVETQPSVSDLDLHALSSPLVGAVNLMPLVQIVEPLNAVALAMASPTEGIESIPIHLPGQPFPPAMDQCVDFSVEASPDSFVADVPEQFATEIMVSCEDAAVVDQPEGTFAADQPHTLVATVDPQEIADQGTLFIENVSIQPLLETDPSTAAVLSSLQVSTTQMVAYFETIPTAPVVTSGAMGTLTSSASPPETVLSSALTVPIVSTVPIVSNYAAGSLDDDDDSSTIEVELCAETLEEQLEEHRYHKNELTTQQLVDLVMGLQKKVKVLQQRHRRHCTKLEAMEGVVEQLRKESLVSEEKLKLLEMACLQSSAVMPESGSTVAIICQEEDRALVYAVPQLPEEGNETIIHVEEQ